In Cyanobacteria bacterium GSL.Bin1, a single window of DNA contains:
- a CDS encoding ABC transporter substrate-binding protein: MKRRQFIRNSAIAAGSTTALAACNQATNTSSNTDASSLPNVSWRMATSWPNSLDTIYGGAVTIAERVSAMTNGRFTIEPYAAGEIVPALQVLDTVQAGTVECGHTASYYYIGKNPALAFGTAVPFGLNAQQQNAWLYHGGGLEAMHKLYADFNVINFPAGNTGVQMGGWFNQDIQSVSDLNGLKMRIPGLGGKVMSQLGVNVQVLGGGEVYLALERGVIDAAEFVGPYDDEKLGLQQAAPFYYYPGWWEPGTTLEVQVNRSAWDQLPNEYQEIFKTAAMEANLNMLAKYDALNGAALQRLIEGGTELKVYSTEIMQAAQKAAFELYEENASEEPAFKEIYDQWKQFREQVTQWNQINELSFSRFISNSSS; this comes from the coding sequence ATGAAACGCCGACAATTTATTAGAAATAGCGCGATCGCGGCTGGCAGTACGACCGCCCTTGCTGCTTGTAACCAGGCTACAAATACTTCTTCAAATACCGACGCCAGCAGTCTCCCCAATGTCAGTTGGCGGATGGCGACCAGTTGGCCCAACTCTCTTGATACCATTTATGGCGGTGCCGTTACAATTGCCGAACGAGTCTCTGCTATGACCAATGGGCGCTTTACTATTGAACCCTACGCAGCCGGAGAAATTGTGCCAGCGCTACAAGTTTTAGATACGGTGCAAGCGGGAACGGTCGAATGTGGTCATACGGCCAGTTACTATTACATTGGGAAAAATCCTGCCCTTGCCTTCGGCACAGCGGTTCCCTTTGGCTTAAATGCCCAGCAACAGAATGCTTGGCTGTATCATGGCGGAGGTTTAGAAGCGATGCACAAACTCTATGCCGATTTTAATGTCATTAACTTCCCAGCTGGCAATACAGGAGTACAAATGGGCGGCTGGTTTAATCAAGACATTCAATCGGTCAGTGACCTCAACGGCTTAAAAATGCGAATTCCCGGCTTGGGCGGAAAAGTGATGTCACAGTTGGGGGTAAACGTGCAAGTGCTAGGTGGGGGTGAAGTTTATTTAGCCCTCGAACGAGGGGTGATTGATGCGGCAGAGTTCGTGGGTCCCTATGATGATGAGAAGCTAGGACTGCAACAAGCTGCCCCCTTTTATTATTATCCTGGCTGGTGGGAACCGGGTACCACATTGGAAGTGCAAGTGAATCGTTCCGCTTGGGATCAGTTACCGAATGAGTACCAAGAAATTTTCAAAACCGCAGCAATGGAAGCCAATCTCAATATGCTCGCCAAGTATGATGCCCTGAATGGTGCCGCCCTACAAAGACTGATTGAGGGCGGAACCGAGTTAAAAGTCTATTCCACAGAAATTATGCAAGCCGCACAGAAAGCTGCCTTTGAACTCTATGAAGAGAATGCCAGTGAAGAACCTGCCTTTAAGGAAATCTACGATCAGTGGAAGCAATTTCGAGAACAAGTCACGCAGTGGAATCAAATCAACGAGTTGAGCTTTAGTCGCTTTATTAGTAACAGTT